Proteins from a genomic interval of Desulfofustis limnaeus:
- a CDS encoding arsenic resistance protein codes for MMNTLRILQKNLVYAIPVAMILGLFGGGFLFDASVLKNLIIPITFIMVYPMMATLQVRSVFSGQDARLQIATQLINFILVPLLVFGLGKVFLQGEEMKYGLWAVGLFLIGVLPASGMTISWTGFAGGNKEAATKMLVFGLIIGALAAPLYTRVFMGATVEVDMLHMFQQICLFVFVPLIAGLLTQRILIKRHGQKAWVEVYKPLFPPFSALGVTLIAFVAMALKAKTILADPGDLLVIALPLVVFYIVNYVVLSLVGKLFFSREDAIAMVFGVVMRDLSIALAIAMTAFGRDGSTIALLIALAYVFQIQSAAWYIRLVPWIFGSVAEKKTAIAPAR; via the coding sequence ATGATGAATACCCTACGAATCCTGCAGAAAAACCTGGTCTACGCCATCCCCGTTGCCATGATCCTCGGCCTGTTCGGCGGTGGTTTCCTCTTCGACGCTTCGGTCCTGAAGAACTTGATCATCCCCATCACCTTCATCATGGTCTATCCGATGATGGCCACGTTGCAGGTACGCAGCGTGTTTTCCGGCCAGGACGCACGGCTGCAGATCGCCACCCAGTTGATCAACTTCATCCTCGTACCGCTGCTGGTCTTCGGCCTGGGCAAGGTCTTTCTGCAAGGAGAGGAGATGAAGTACGGCCTCTGGGCGGTGGGGCTGTTCCTGATCGGGGTCCTGCCCGCCTCGGGTATGACCATTTCCTGGACCGGGTTTGCCGGCGGCAACAAGGAAGCGGCCACCAAGATGCTGGTTTTCGGCTTGATAATCGGTGCCCTGGCGGCTCCGCTCTACACCCGGGTGTTCATGGGGGCAACGGTAGAAGTGGATATGCTGCACATGTTCCAGCAGATCTGTCTGTTTGTCTTCGTCCCCTTGATCGCTGGCCTGCTTACCCAGCGTATCCTGATCAAAAGACACGGCCAGAAGGCCTGGGTGGAGGTCTATAAACCGTTGTTCCCGCCTTTTTCCGCTCTCGGCGTCACCCTTATCGCCTTCGTCGCCATGGCCTTGAAGGCCAAAACGATTCTTGCCGACCCCGGTGATCTGTTGGTGATCGCCCTGCCGTTGGTGGTCTTTTATATCGTCAACTACGTGGTGCTATCCTTGGTCGGCAAACTCTTCTTCAGTCGTGAGGATGCCATTGCCATGGTCTTCGGCGTGGTCATGCGTGATCTCTCCATCGCCCTGGCCATTGCCATGACCGCCTTTGGCCGTGACGGTTCGACCATCGCCCTGCTGATCGCGCTGGCCTATGTCTTCCAGATCCAGTCGGCTGCCTGGTATATCCGTCTGGTGCCGTGGATCTTCGGCTCGGTCGCCGAAAAGAAAACGGCCATCGCTCCCGCCCGCTGA
- a CDS encoding DUF302 domain-containing protein, producing MTTDHLYATHTLKSPAQFAAHLLEIAGKKGFVAANRAHMDMADTFRSHGADVADEFDLHMIQLCKPDKAADSLQTNPERAILMPKFVMAFSRDQRTQIRFHHYCRESICAMVDDAAFPESLAKTYQTIIAMIDEAAAC from the coding sequence ATGACAACCGATCATCTCTACGCTACCCACACCCTCAAGAGCCCGGCCCAATTCGCCGCCCATCTGTTGGAGATAGCCGGCAAGAAGGGTTTTGTGGCGGCCAACCGGGCGCATATGGATATGGCCGATACGTTTCGTTCGCACGGTGCCGACGTGGCCGATGAATTCGATCTGCACATGATACAGTTGTGCAAGCCGGACAAGGCGGCCGACAGCCTGCAGACGAATCCTGAGCGGGCCATTTTGATGCCCAAATTTGTTATGGCCTTCAGTCGGGACCAGCGGACCCAGATCCGCTTTCATCACTATTGCCGGGAGTCCATCTGTGCCATGGTCGACGACGCGGCTTTCCCGGAATCACTGGCTAAAACCTATCAGACAATCATAGCCATGATCGACGAAGCGGCAGCCTGTTGA
- a CDS encoding sigma-54 interaction domain-containing protein encodes MTTAHKNWDPRFVEHIIDSMADGVFTMDEQGRISSWNRSMERISGYSAAEAIGQTCALLRCSRCFGQNCPADVRRCRIFEQQRSEAKECQLRHKLGHDVPIIKHASVVRDDEGQILGIVETVTDLTELNRARRRAEEATLRLGELHRLDNIIGKSEPMRAVFGAIEAAAASDVTVIIEGESGTGKELVAGAIHYHSGRKAQPLVTVNCSALSETLLESELFGHVRGAYTGAVRDRAGRFEEAAGGTIFLDEIGDLTPLIQVKLLRVLQEREIERVGESRRRPLDIRVITATHHDLAERVRSGVFRQDLFYRLHVFSIALPALRQRREDIPLLTSHFINRFNEKTGKQIVDVAPAVMRLFLDYDWPGNVRQLEHAVEHAFVLCRGDRIEVDDLPLEIRQTPVSGAGGYREASSTPSRHRAGRPDREHLLHLLAACAWNKAEVARQLGVSRTAIWKYMKKYTIPLKPQ; translated from the coding sequence ATGACGACAGCACACAAGAACTGGGATCCCCGTTTTGTCGAACACATCATCGATTCGATGGCTGACGGGGTGTTCACCATGGACGAGCAGGGCCGTATCAGTTCCTGGAATCGCTCCATGGAGCGGATCAGCGGCTACAGCGCCGCCGAGGCGATCGGACAGACGTGTGCGCTGCTGCGCTGCAGCCGCTGCTTCGGGCAGAACTGCCCGGCTGATGTGCGGCGCTGCCGCATCTTCGAGCAGCAGCGCAGTGAGGCCAAGGAGTGCCAGTTGCGGCACAAACTCGGGCACGATGTGCCGATCATCAAGCATGCCAGTGTGGTCCGCGACGACGAAGGCCAGATTCTGGGCATCGTCGAGACGGTCACCGACCTGACCGAATTGAACCGGGCTCGGCGTCGGGCGGAGGAAGCGACTTTGCGGCTCGGAGAACTGCACCGGCTCGATAACATTATCGGCAAGAGCGAGCCGATGCGGGCAGTGTTCGGCGCCATCGAAGCGGCGGCGGCCAGCGACGTGACCGTGATCATTGAGGGAGAGAGCGGCACCGGTAAGGAATTGGTGGCCGGGGCCATCCATTATCACAGCGGTCGGAAAGCCCAACCGCTGGTAACGGTCAACTGCAGCGCTCTGAGTGAAACGCTGCTGGAGAGCGAGTTGTTTGGTCATGTCCGTGGTGCGTATACCGGAGCGGTGCGGGACCGGGCCGGTCGCTTCGAGGAGGCGGCCGGCGGCACCATCTTCCTCGATGAGATCGGTGACTTGACGCCGCTGATTCAGGTCAAGCTGCTGCGAGTGCTGCAGGAGCGGGAAATAGAGCGAGTCGGTGAGTCTCGTCGTCGGCCCCTGGACATCCGGGTGATCACCGCCACCCATCACGACCTGGCCGAGCGGGTTCGTTCGGGGGTTTTTCGTCAGGATCTGTTCTACCGGCTCCATGTCTTCTCCATCGCTTTGCCCGCCCTTCGCCAACGCCGGGAGGATATCCCCCTGCTGACCAGTCACTTCATCAACCGTTTCAACGAGAAAACGGGCAAACAGATCGTCGATGTGGCGCCGGCGGTCATGCGGTTGTTTCTCGACTATGACTGGCCGGGCAATGTCCGTCAGCTCGAGCATGCCGTTGAGCATGCCTTTGTCCTCTGTCGCGGTGATCGTATCGAGGTCGACGACCTGCCGTTGGAGATCCGCCAGACGCCGGTGTCCGGGGCCGGCGGCTACCGGGAGGCCTCCTCGACACCTTCGCGACATCGTGCCGGCAGACCGGATCGGGAGCACTTGCTGCACCTGCTGGCCGCCTGTGCCTGGAACAAGGCCGAAGTTGCCAGGCAGCTTGGGGTGAGCCGGACGGCAATCTGGAAGTACATGAAAAAATATACTATTCCTCTCAAGCCACAGTAG
- a CDS encoding sigma-54-dependent transcriptional regulator → MVSNQAVKADRQIRVLVVDDEPAIADFVSEILSVHGYQVRSFSDPEAALEVATRTSFDLALIDINMPVVDGVRLSRQVLEYDPETEIIIITGVPDETNLDPCLKMGLTHFLFKPFNDSQLVYTVYAALHFKRLRRSSLAAGPKAEGSGLIGVSISVRDIRQEIASVATTDLPVLVIGESGTGKEIVARDLHRNSERAARPFLPINCAVLGSLAESELFGHASGAFTGAGKSTEGYVGAANGGTLFLDEVGELSMDVQAKLLRFLDDGEYSKVGEARIRRADIRIVAATNRDLEQMGAAGTFRRDLFFRLSGTIIRTAPLRERKADIVPLIWHFLSLFGTAKNITYNISAEACSRLIEEDWPGNVRQLKQTLYKICQIAATRKLSLADVQRVLGDGEMRHRSYREAKQQLIDEFDREYLLKTLYLAQGSLKKALALSGIHKKNFYEKIKQLGLSVKDHSRPADR, encoded by the coding sequence GTGGTGTCCAATCAGGCCGTCAAGGCTGACCGGCAGATCAGGGTCCTGGTGGTCGATGACGAACCGGCCATTGCCGATTTCGTCAGTGAGATCCTGTCGGTGCACGGTTATCAGGTCAGGTCTTTCTCTGACCCGGAGGCTGCCCTGGAAGTGGCGACCCGGACCAGTTTCGACCTGGCATTGATCGACATCAACATGCCGGTGGTCGATGGGGTGCGTTTATCCCGTCAGGTACTGGAATACGATCCGGAGACCGAAATTATCATCATTACCGGTGTGCCGGACGAAACCAATCTCGATCCCTGCTTGAAAATGGGGCTCACCCATTTTTTGTTCAAGCCGTTCAACGATTCACAACTGGTCTATACGGTCTATGCGGCGCTTCATTTCAAACGGTTGCGTCGTTCCTCTTTGGCTGCGGGGCCGAAAGCCGAAGGCAGCGGGCTGATTGGCGTCTCCATATCGGTACGGGACATCCGTCAGGAAATCGCCAGCGTCGCCACCACTGATCTGCCGGTACTGGTCATCGGCGAGTCGGGGACCGGCAAGGAGATCGTTGCCCGCGATCTCCATCGCAACAGCGAGCGGGCCGCACGCCCTTTTCTGCCGATCAACTGCGCCGTGCTCGGCAGTTTGGCCGAGTCTGAATTGTTCGGTCACGCCAGCGGTGCCTTTACCGGTGCCGGCAAGAGCACTGAAGGGTATGTGGGCGCTGCCAATGGTGGCACCCTCTTTCTCGACGAGGTCGGTGAGCTGTCCATGGACGTGCAGGCTAAGCTGCTGCGTTTTCTTGATGACGGTGAATACAGCAAGGTGGGCGAAGCGCGGATCAGACGTGCCGATATCCGCATCGTCGCCGCAACGAACCGGGACCTGGAGCAGATGGGGGCGGCCGGGACCTTTCGCCGGGATCTTTTCTTTCGTTTGTCCGGCACCATCATCCGGACCGCCCCCTTGCGTGAACGCAAGGCCGACATCGTACCGCTGATCTGGCATTTTCTCAGCCTCTTCGGTACGGCTAAGAATATCACCTACAACATCTCCGCCGAGGCCTGTTCACGATTGATCGAGGAGGATTGGCCGGGCAATGTCCGTCAGCTCAAACAGACGCTGTATAAGATCTGCCAGATTGCCGCTACCCGTAAGCTGTCGCTTGCCGATGTGCAGCGGGTGCTCGGTGACGGTGAAATGCGGCATCGCAGTTATCGGGAAGCAAAACAGCAGCTCATCGACGAGTTCGACCGTGAATACCTGCTCAAGACGCTCTACCTGGCCCAGGGTTCCCTGAAAAAGGCACTGGCGCTGAGTGGCATACACAAGAAGAATTTCTACGAGAAAATCAAGCAGCTTGGCCTCTCGGTCAAGGACCATTCCCGGCCTGCTGACCGCTGA
- a CDS encoding ATP-binding response regulator produces the protein MSESIPASHLSPTVSEDLLHYKYLRSLRRVTRGVTHDYNNIFTGLAGQLTLLGQRHEVTGADGRRLRLLADLLDRGRGCTTVLFDFARYEEPSLPAVHSLDRIIDQTVAALQACSRAHRFAIEKQAAGMQVRCRSKEVVLALFYLGENALEAMSAGGTVSVSVGVAAAADGRRMATVTVQDTGPGVPDHVRSRLFAPYVSTKGPAPPAGLGLYASRLLLQRYGGALMLDETVTGARFRVMLPCCEANEGQTMAGAAVTAHPSRANDEVGRASIGRQVFFIVEDDEAMRDLLVTGLQKRGHVVFCAETCAEAMDAYRQVHTAVTVLLVDIGLGDGDGYACAEQLLTEGGRPALLFMSGDEMGDGRRWATAGFVKKPFTINQLEEALRGVQSGRQG, from the coding sequence GTGTCGGAATCAATACCTGCTTCACACCTGTCCCCGACGGTCTCCGAAGATCTGCTGCACTACAAATATCTGCGCTCCCTGCGACGGGTGACCAGAGGGGTTACCCACGATTACAACAATATCTTCACCGGCCTGGCCGGTCAGCTCACGTTGCTTGGACAGCGACATGAGGTGACCGGGGCCGATGGCCGCCGGCTGCGGTTACTCGCCGATTTGCTTGACCGTGGGCGAGGATGCACGACGGTTTTGTTCGACTTTGCCCGCTACGAGGAACCTTCCCTGCCGGCCGTTCATTCGTTGGACCGGATCATCGATCAAACCGTAGCCGCATTGCAGGCCTGCTCCCGGGCGCATCGTTTTGCCATCGAGAAACAAGCGGCGGGGATGCAGGTGCGCTGCCGATCCAAGGAGGTGGTCCTGGCCCTGTTTTATCTCGGTGAGAACGCTCTCGAGGCCATGTCAGCCGGCGGTACGGTGAGCGTATCCGTCGGCGTGGCGGCGGCCGCGGATGGCCGGCGGATGGCCACGGTGACCGTGCAGGACACCGGGCCGGGGGTGCCGGACCATGTCCGGTCGCGGTTGTTCGCGCCTTACGTCTCCACCAAAGGGCCGGCCCCGCCGGCCGGACTGGGGCTGTACGCATCACGTCTGTTGCTGCAACGTTACGGCGGCGCTCTCATGCTTGATGAGACCGTCACCGGGGCCCGGTTTCGGGTCATGCTGCCCTGTTGTGAGGCGAATGAGGGGCAAACGATGGCCGGTGCGGCGGTGACCGCACACCCGAGTCGGGCAAACGACGAGGTCGGCCGAGCGTCGATCGGTCGCCAGGTTTTCTTCATCGTCGAGGATGATGAAGCCATGCGCGATCTGCTCGTTACCGGCCTGCAGAAGCGGGGACACGTGGTCTTCTGTGCCGAGACCTGTGCCGAGGCGATGGACGCCTATCGTCAGGTCCACACGGCGGTGACGGTGCTGCTCGTGGACATCGGCTTGGGCGACGGTGACGGCTATGCCTGCGCTGAGCAGCTGTTGACTGAGGGTGGGCGGCCGGCGCTGCTATTTATGTCCGGGGATGAGATGGGTGACGGGCGGCGCTGGGCGACCGCCGGTTTTGTCAAGAAGCCGTTCACCATCAACCAGTTGGAGGAGGCACTGCGTGGTGTCCAATCAGGCCGTCAAGGCTGA
- a CDS encoding PocR ligand-binding domain-containing protein has product MSQDYRFVDVVEVESLQGILDNLSALTNVAVALTDADGRVLAQAGRQEICETFHQPHPEAGRHCVRRALPARDVVSCTDGAAGPVCPHGLIESCCPIEMEGTVVAQVWAGQFFYEVPGSETHRWFREQARRYGFAEDAYLTALDRVPVVTPEVHARVVALLTALAAQLGRLGVARISEQRRGEQIQHNEKLLHLVLEAFEDGFWDWRIPDDTVVWSSQCYRMLGYQPDTFPEHIEEWRDLIHPDDREVLIAKQKETLRHGDTFSHEFRLRAADGNFVWVHGRGRIIERTSDGRASRMVGTIADISERKTAEEQAAILQQQLRQAQKLEAIGTLAGGIAHDFNNILGAMIGFTDLVAEDLPADSAQGRNLQKVLQAGHRARDLIGQILAFSRQAKPERVALQPQTIVKEVVKLLRSTLPATITIKQSIDPACDLVDIDPSQFYQVLMNLCTNAFHAMEERGGTLGIVLRPAANVPERLRRQAERSGEQYLELLVSDTGHGINKALVDKIFDPFFTTKEENKGTGMGLSIVFGIVSEYGGAVTVESEEGSGSVFRVFLPFTRRPAQEAEPETASLSGGDEHIMLVDDEALLLEMTGKVLQRLGYTVTRVGDGRQALELFRAEPQRYDLVITDQTMPGLTGMDLAARLLALRPDLPVLLCTGYSAGISEEKVVQAGLKGLLYKPLLRKDLAGTIRRVLQGRTIRTTVPGEA; this is encoded by the coding sequence GTGAGTCAGGACTATCGTTTTGTCGATGTGGTTGAGGTCGAATCCCTGCAGGGGATTCTCGATAATCTTTCGGCCTTGACGAACGTAGCCGTGGCACTGACCGATGCCGACGGTCGTGTATTGGCCCAGGCCGGTCGGCAAGAGATCTGCGAGACTTTCCATCAGCCCCACCCTGAAGCAGGGCGCCACTGTGTTCGCCGAGCCCTGCCGGCAAGAGATGTGGTCAGCTGCACTGATGGCGCGGCAGGGCCCGTCTGCCCGCATGGATTGATAGAATCCTGCTGCCCCATTGAAATGGAGGGGACCGTGGTGGCCCAGGTATGGGCCGGCCAGTTCTTCTATGAGGTTCCCGGCTCGGAAACCCATCGCTGGTTCCGAGAGCAGGCACGTCGCTACGGTTTTGCCGAAGACGCCTACCTGACCGCTCTCGATAGGGTCCCAGTGGTTACGCCGGAAGTTCATGCCCGGGTTGTCGCTCTACTCACCGCTCTGGCCGCTCAACTCGGCCGGTTGGGGGTGGCCAGGATCAGTGAGCAGCGTCGCGGTGAGCAGATCCAACACAACGAAAAACTGCTGCATCTGGTCCTGGAGGCGTTCGAGGACGGTTTCTGGGACTGGCGGATCCCGGATGACACCGTTGTGTGGAGCTCCCAGTGCTACCGGATGCTCGGCTATCAGCCTGATACGTTTCCGGAACATATCGAAGAGTGGCGGGACCTGATACATCCCGACGATCGAGAGGTGCTTATTGCAAAGCAAAAAGAAACGCTGCGCCATGGTGACACCTTTTCCCACGAGTTTCGTTTGCGGGCTGCCGACGGAAATTTTGTCTGGGTCCATGGGCGGGGCCGGATCATCGAGAGAACGAGTGACGGGCGGGCCAGCCGCATGGTCGGGACCATCGCCGACATCTCCGAACGCAAAACCGCCGAAGAACAGGCTGCCATCTTGCAACAGCAGCTCCGTCAGGCCCAAAAGCTGGAAGCCATCGGCACCTTGGCCGGAGGAATTGCTCATGATTTCAATAATATCCTTGGAGCGATGATCGGTTTCACCGACTTGGTTGCCGAAGACCTCCCGGCCGACTCTGCGCAGGGGCGCAACCTGCAGAAGGTGTTGCAGGCCGGCCATCGGGCTCGGGACCTGATCGGCCAGATCCTTGCCTTTAGTCGTCAAGCCAAACCAGAGCGGGTGGCCTTGCAGCCGCAGACCATTGTCAAGGAGGTGGTCAAGTTGCTGCGTTCGACCCTGCCAGCGACCATTACCATAAAACAGTCGATCGACCCCGCGTGTGATCTCGTCGATATCGACCCCAGTCAATTCTACCAGGTGTTGATGAACCTCTGCACCAACGCCTTTCATGCCATGGAAGAGCGGGGCGGCACCCTGGGTATCGTGTTGCGCCCGGCGGCGAACGTGCCGGAGCGGCTGCGGCGTCAGGCCGAGCGATCCGGCGAGCAGTACCTGGAGCTGCTGGTGAGCGACACCGGTCACGGTATCAACAAAGCGCTTGTGGACAAGATCTTCGATCCGTTTTTCACCACCAAGGAAGAGAACAAAGGCACCGGCATGGGGTTGTCCATTGTTTTCGGGATTGTCAGTGAATATGGGGGTGCGGTGACGGTGGAGAGTGAGGAAGGGAGCGGCTCAGTTTTCCGTGTCTTTCTGCCGTTTACGCGGCGACCGGCTCAGGAGGCGGAGCCGGAAACAGCGTCTTTGTCGGGCGGTGACGAACATATCATGCTGGTGGATGATGAAGCGTTGCTCCTGGAAATGACCGGTAAGGTACTGCAACGACTCGGGTATACGGTCACTCGCGTTGGTGACGGCCGGCAGGCCCTGGAGCTGTTCCGGGCCGAGCCGCAGCGGTACGATCTGGTCATCACCGATCAGACCATGCCCGGCCTGACCGGCATGGATCTGGCCGCGCGGTTGCTGGCCCTCCGCCCGGACCTGCCGGTTCTGTTGTGCACCGGCTACAGTGCCGGGATCTCGGAAGAGAAGGTCGTGCAAGCGGGACTCAAGGGCCTGCTCTACAAACCGTTGTTGCGGAAGGATCTGGCCGGTACGATTCGCAGGGTGTTGCAGGGTCGCACCATCCGTACGACGGTTCCCGGGGAGGCGTGA
- a CDS encoding PAS domain S-box protein encodes MHNTVFLALINNAALLVSLGLLYEITGFRLKDADSIPKQLLTGCVLGGIGIAIMLNPWSFGQGIQFDTRSVLLCITGLFFGTIPVLLAMLIIGTFRAFLDGSGLATGIAVIITSGFIGLAWRHLRWRKGTTPSFGELYLLGLIVHLTMLACMVLLPRKTVIDVLHHITVPVLLIHPLATALLGGLMNRRRADRLAELALQRSEEKFRNIFQHHAAAKLLIDPETGQIVEANAAAERLYGWPVATLKTMNIKDINILSADQVADEMTKAKEGSRIYFEFRHRTAPGPCKDVEVYSSTVTIDGRTYLHSIIHDITIRKNQEKQIAALGEMLDAAPVAVLLHDQAGRLLFANMAASAMHGYDSRDAFMQKNLRDFMVPEMRDMFSQRIARITETRELRFDTTHVRRDGGRIPIDAIVRLIDWEGQPAFLAITIDVSERQRAQEAIASSNELLRYIVEHANSAIAVHDRELRYVYVSKNYLQQYHVTESEVIGRHHYDVFPDLPQKWRDVHQRALRGEVSGSERDAYPRADGSVEWTRWSCRPWYGADGAIGGLIVYTEVITDRVRAEEALRQHEEYLRAMISAAPMAIVSTDAQGNVQSWNTAAERIFGWHEEDMLGQPLPFFTAEQQEEFLRLRERVLAGETLAKLDLTRIRKDGSPVEISLSVAPMYDGGGTVNGLLAMIEDITSHKRTEQERDSLQVQLIQAQKMESIGRLAGGVAHDYNNMLGVILGYTEMALEKLYEDDPLHKDLAEIQKAAERSADITRQLLAFSRQQTIAPTVLDLNQAITNLRGMIRRLIGENIELIWQLGDELWPVFMDPTQIDQILINLLVNARDAITDVGTISIETHITTIDDEYCQTHYGFAPGDFVTLSITDNGCGMDRATREKLFEPFFTTKMRGKGTGLGLATVYGILQQNNCFINVYSEPGQGSMFTIYLPRYRQDNDATELQPILPHSRRRGRETILLLEDEEAILTMTALMLKGLGYTVVSCNTPNEALDRAAHQHIDLLITDVVMPEMNGRQVAERLQHQHPHLKTLFMSGYTANVIAHRGVLDKGVSFIQKPFSTNKLATMIREVLNA; translated from the coding sequence ATGCACAACACCGTCTTTTTGGCATTGATCAACAATGCAGCCTTGTTGGTATCGTTGGGCTTGCTTTATGAGATTACCGGCTTCCGGCTCAAGGACGCCGATTCGATCCCCAAGCAACTGCTCACCGGCTGCGTCCTCGGCGGCATCGGGATCGCCATCATGCTCAATCCCTGGAGCTTCGGCCAGGGAATCCAATTCGACACCCGCTCGGTACTCCTCTGCATCACCGGACTCTTTTTCGGCACCATCCCCGTTCTGTTGGCCATGCTGATCATCGGCACCTTCAGGGCGTTCCTGGACGGCAGCGGGCTTGCCACCGGTATCGCCGTCATCATCACCTCCGGCTTTATCGGCCTGGCCTGGCGGCATCTCCGCTGGCGCAAGGGAACAACACCATCGTTTGGCGAACTCTACCTGCTCGGCCTTATCGTCCATCTGACCATGCTGGCCTGCATGGTCTTGTTACCCAGAAAGACCGTCATCGACGTCCTGCACCATATCACGGTGCCGGTCCTGCTTATCCATCCGCTGGCCACGGCACTCCTGGGCGGACTGATGAATCGGCGACGCGCCGACCGTCTCGCCGAACTGGCCCTGCAGCGCAGCGAGGAAAAATTCAGAAACATCTTCCAGCATCACGCCGCCGCCAAACTGCTCATCGACCCCGAGACCGGCCAGATCGTCGAGGCCAACGCGGCTGCCGAGCGGCTCTACGGCTGGCCGGTGGCCACCCTCAAGACCATGAACATCAAGGATATCAACATCCTCTCTGCCGACCAGGTGGCCGATGAGATGACCAAGGCGAAAGAGGGCTCCCGCATCTATTTCGAATTTCGGCATCGCACCGCCCCCGGTCCCTGCAAGGACGTGGAGGTCTACAGCAGCACGGTGACCATCGACGGGCGCACCTATCTACATTCGATCATCCACGACATCACCATACGCAAAAATCAAGAAAAACAGATCGCCGCTCTCGGCGAGATGCTCGACGCCGCACCGGTCGCCGTATTGCTTCATGATCAAGCCGGCAGGCTGCTGTTCGCCAATATGGCGGCATCTGCGATGCATGGCTACGACAGCAGGGACGCATTCATGCAGAAAAACCTCAGGGATTTTATGGTTCCCGAAATGCGGGACATGTTTTCCCAACGCATCGCCCGCATCACGGAAACCAGAGAGCTGCGATTCGACACAACCCATGTCCGGCGGGACGGCGGCCGTATCCCGATCGATGCCATAGTCAGGCTCATCGACTGGGAGGGGCAACCGGCCTTTCTGGCGATCACCATCGATGTCTCCGAACGTCAGCGGGCGCAAGAGGCCATCGCCTCCAGTAATGAGCTGCTCCGTTACATCGTCGAACATGCCAATAGCGCCATCGCGGTCCATGACCGCGAACTTCGCTATGTCTACGTCAGCAAAAACTATTTGCAGCAGTATCACGTCACCGAGAGCGAAGTGATCGGCAGACACCACTACGACGTGTTTCCCGACCTGCCGCAAAAATGGCGCGACGTCCATCAGCGAGCCCTCCGCGGCGAAGTGTCAGGATCAGAGCGCGACGCCTATCCTCGCGCCGACGGCAGCGTTGAATGGACCAGGTGGAGTTGCCGCCCATGGTATGGGGCGGATGGCGCCATCGGCGGCCTTATCGTCTACACCGAGGTGATCACCGACCGGGTCCGCGCCGAAGAAGCCTTGCGCCAACACGAAGAATACCTGCGGGCGATGATTTCCGCGGCGCCGATGGCCATCGTCAGCACCGACGCACAAGGCAACGTGCAGAGTTGGAACACCGCCGCCGAGCGCATCTTCGGCTGGCACGAAGAGGACATGCTCGGCCAGCCGCTCCCCTTTTTCACCGCTGAACAACAGGAGGAATTCCTTCGGTTGCGCGAGCGCGTGCTGGCCGGTGAGACGCTTGCAAAGCTCGATTTGACCAGGATCCGCAAAGACGGCTCACCGGTGGAGATCAGCCTCTCGGTCGCCCCCATGTACGATGGCGGAGGTACGGTCAATGGCCTGCTGGCCATGATCGAGGACATCACCAGCCATAAACGGACCGAACAGGAGCGAGACAGCCTGCAAGTCCAACTCATCCAGGCCCAGAAAATGGAATCCATCGGCCGGCTCGCCGGTGGCGTGGCCCACGACTACAACAATATGCTCGGCGTCATCCTCGGCTATACCGAAATGGCCCTGGAAAAGCTCTACGAAGATGATCCGCTGCACAAAGATCTCGCGGAGATCCAAAAAGCCGCGGAACGATCCGCCGACATTACCCGACAACTGCTCGCCTTTTCGCGGCAGCAGACCATCGCTCCCACGGTGCTGGACCTGAACCAGGCGATAACCAACCTCAGGGGGATGATCCGCCGGCTCATCGGCGAGAATATCGAACTCATCTGGCAGCTCGGCGATGAGTTGTGGCCGGTTTTTATGGACCCAACCCAAATCGATCAGATCCTGATCAACCTGCTGGTCAACGCCCGCGATGCCATAACCGACGTGGGAACGATCTCCATCGAGACCCACATTACCACCATCGACGATGAATACTGCCAGACCCACTATGGCTTCGCGCCTGGCGATTTTGTCACCTTATCCATTACCGACAACGGCTGCGGCATGGATCGGGCCACCCGCGAAAAGCTGTTCGAGCCATTTTTCACCACCAAAATGCGCGGCAAAGGGACCGGCCTCGGGCTGGCCACGGTATATGGCATCCTCCAGCAGAACAACTGTTTCATCAACGTCTACAGTGAACCCGGCCAAGGCTCCATGTTCACCATTTATCTCCCGCGATACCGGCAAGACAATGACGCCACAGAGTTACAACCGATCCTGCCGCACAGCAGGCGGCGCGGAAGAGAAACCATTCTGCTGCTCGAGGACGAAGAGGCGATCCTGACCATGACCGCTCTGATGCTCAAAGGTCTCGGCTATACCGTGGTGTCCTGCAACACTCCGAACGAGGCCCTCGACAGAGCCGCCCACCAGCACATCGACCTGCTGATCACCGATGTGGTCATGCCCGAGATGAACGGCCGCCAAGTCGCGGAACGTTTGCAGCACCAGCACCCGCACCTGAAGACCTTGTTCATGTCGGGCTATACCGCCAACGTCATTGCCCACCGGGGCGTGCTCGACAAGGGAGTAAGCTTCATCCAGAAACCGTTCTCGACAAACAAGCTCGCCACCATGATTCGGGAAGTTCTCAACGCCTGA